A genome region from Chloroflexia bacterium SDU3-3 includes the following:
- a CDS encoding YcxB family protein — MQPLTIRAGWTEEDLIETLRDVRSLSRPRIIMKYVGGVLLLMCGVLFLLLGAMQSLYYGSLMVACFLFAALLLLDAPISLWRLRQNLRANPDMQQPMVISFDEHGMTIHQRKIEQRIDWKMFSRFHDLPRCFVLASKSHRYTLPKRWLSPAEQDELRAMVGERLPNKA, encoded by the coding sequence ATGCAACCACTCACCATCCGAGCAGGCTGGACAGAAGAAGATCTGATCGAGACACTCCGTGACGTGCGCAGCCTCAGCCGCCCACGTATTATTATGAAGTATGTCGGGGGAGTGCTGTTGCTCATGTGCGGTGTACTGTTCCTACTCCTGGGAGCAATGCAAAGCCTGTACTATGGCAGCTTGATGGTAGCATGCTTCCTCTTTGCTGCGCTACTGCTGCTGGATGCACCGATTAGCCTGTGGAGGCTCCGGCAAAACCTGCGAGCGAACCCCGACATGCAGCAGCCGATGGTAATCAGCTTCGACGAGCATGGGATGACCATCCACCAGCGCAAGATCGAGCAGCGGATCGACTGGAAGATGTTCAGCCGGTTCCACGACCTGCCGCGCTGCTTTGTGCTAGCCAGCAAGTCGCACCGCTACACCCTGCCCAAGCGCTGGCTCAGCCCCGCCGAGCAAGACGAGCTGCGGGCAATGGTGGGCGAGCGGCTGCCGAACAAAGCGTAG